The Mesorhizobium sp. M1D.F.Ca.ET.043.01.1.1 genome contains a region encoding:
- a CDS encoding gamma carbonic anhydrase family protein yields the protein MIISYGGHEPAIDADAWVAPDATVCGDVVIGAGSRVMHGARLVAEAGGSIRIGRNCIVLENAVIRATQHHPCTIGNHCLVGPNCHVVGAEVADEVFIATGAAVFHGAHIERGSEVRINGTVHLRTRLEPGTVVPIGWIAVGDPARVLPPDQHEAIWSEQKPLDFPGFVYGVDRSLPDVMQKITGNLSAALSVHRTESV from the coding sequence ATGATCATTTCTTACGGTGGGCATGAGCCGGCCATCGACGCCGATGCGTGGGTCGCCCCGGACGCTACCGTGTGTGGCGATGTCGTCATTGGCGCCGGCAGCCGGGTTATGCATGGCGCCCGCCTTGTGGCGGAGGCAGGCGGCTCGATCCGCATCGGCCGCAACTGTATCGTGTTGGAGAATGCCGTGATCCGCGCCACGCAACACCACCCTTGCACGATAGGGAACCATTGCCTCGTCGGCCCCAATTGCCACGTGGTTGGCGCAGAAGTCGCGGACGAGGTCTTCATCGCCACGGGCGCGGCGGTTTTCCATGGTGCGCACATCGAGCGTGGCTCTGAGGTTCGCATCAATGGCACCGTTCACCTGCGTACCCGCCTCGAGCCCGGCACGGTCGTGCCGATCGGGTGGATCGCGGTTGGCGATCCGGCCCGGGTCCTGCCCCCGGACCAGCACGAGGCAATCTGGTCCGAGCAGAAGCCGCTCGATTTCCCAGGCTTCGTCTACGGCGTCGACCGAAGCCTTCCCGATGTGATGCAGAAGATAACGGGGAACCTCTCGGCGGCGCTGAGCGTGCATCGCACGGAAAGCGTGTGA
- a CDS encoding pyruvate dehydrogenase complex dihydrolipoamide acetyltransferase has protein sequence MPINITMPALSPTMEEGNLAKWLVKEGDKVSPGDVIAEIETDKATMEVEAVDEGTVAKLVVPAGTEGVKVNAVIAILAGEGEDAGAAAKSDGGAAPKAEAPKAKAPKADAPKADAPKEAPKPAAAAPAPAKAEPAPVANGHAGGERVFASPLARRIAKDAGVDVAALTGSGPHGRVVKVDVEAAIASGGAKAAPAAKAPAGAPAAPGPAPKPMSDDQVLKLFAEGSYDLVPHDNMRKTIARRLVEAKSTIPHFYLTLDCELDALLALRTQLNAAAPMKKSEKGEVPGYKLSVNDMVIKAMAMALMAVPDANASWTDNAMVKHKHADVGVAVSIPGGLITPIIRRADEKTLSTISNEMKDLASRARSRKLKPEEYQGGTTAVSNLGMFGVKDFAAVINPPHATILAVGAGEERAVVKKGEIKIATVMSVTLSTDHRAVDGALGAELLGAFKRIIENPMGMLV, from the coding sequence ATGCCCATTAACATCACTATGCCGGCGCTCTCGCCAACGATGGAAGAAGGCAATCTCGCGAAGTGGCTGGTCAAGGAAGGCGACAAGGTTTCGCCCGGCGACGTGATCGCCGAGATCGAGACCGACAAGGCGACGATGGAAGTCGAAGCCGTCGATGAAGGCACGGTCGCCAAGCTGGTCGTTCCGGCCGGCACCGAAGGCGTCAAGGTCAATGCGGTGATCGCCATCCTGGCCGGCGAAGGCGAGGATGCCGGCGCTGCCGCGAAGAGCGATGGCGGCGCCGCGCCCAAGGCTGAGGCCCCCAAGGCGAAAGCTCCGAAAGCCGATGCGCCGAAGGCCGACGCGCCCAAGGAAGCGCCGAAGCCGGCAGCCGCAGCGCCTGCGCCGGCGAAGGCCGAGCCCGCTCCGGTCGCCAACGGCCACGCCGGCGGCGAGCGCGTGTTCGCCTCGCCGCTCGCCCGCCGCATCGCCAAGGATGCCGGCGTCGACGTGGCGGCGCTGACCGGCTCCGGCCCGCATGGCCGCGTGGTGAAGGTAGACGTCGAGGCGGCGATCGCTTCCGGCGGCGCCAAGGCGGCGCCTGCCGCCAAGGCTCCCGCGGGCGCGCCGGCCGCTCCGGGGCCTGCGCCGAAGCCGATGTCGGACGATCAGGTGCTGAAGCTGTTCGCCGAAGGCTCCTACGATCTCGTCCCGCACGACAATATGCGCAAGACCATCGCGCGCCGCCTGGTCGAGGCCAAGAGCACCATTCCGCATTTCTACCTGACGCTCGACTGCGAGCTCGACGCGCTCTTGGCGCTGCGCACGCAGCTCAACGCCGCCGCGCCGATGAAGAAGTCCGAGAAGGGCGAGGTTCCCGGCTACAAGCTCTCGGTCAACGACATGGTGATCAAGGCGATGGCCATGGCGCTGATGGCGGTGCCGGACGCCAACGCCTCCTGGACCGACAATGCCATGGTCAAGCACAAGCATGCCGATGTCGGCGTTGCCGTCTCGATCCCCGGCGGCCTGATCACGCCCATCATCCGCCGCGCCGACGAAAAGACGTTGTCCACCATCTCCAACGAGATGAAGGACCTCGCCAGCCGCGCCCGCAGCCGCAAGTTGAAGCCCGAGGAATATCAAGGCGGCACGACAGCCGTCTCCAATCTCGGCATGTTCGGCGTCAAGGACTTCGCCGCCGTCATCAACCCGCCGCACGCGACGATCCTTGCGGTCGGCGCGGGTGAAGAACGCGCGGTGGTGAAGAAAGGCGAGATCAAAATAGCCACTGTGATGTCGGTGACGCTGTCCACCGACCACCGCGCCGTCGATGGCGCGCTTGGCGCGGAGCTGCTCGGCGCCTTCAAGCGCATCATCGAAAATCCGATGGGCATGCTGGTGTAG
- a CDS encoding SGNH/GDSL hydrolase family protein yields the protein MKTILCYGDSLTWGYDAAGLGRHAIEDRWPSVLEEALGDGIEVVAEGLNGRTTAFDDYLAGADRNGARTLPTILTTHAPLDLVIFMLGANDMKPWIHGNPVAAKQGVQRLIDIVRGHDYPFGWPAPQILVVAPPAVTRTDNAEFKEMFAGGDDASKRLAPQYSALADEAGCGFFDAGSVATTTPLDGVHLDAENTRRIGQALAPLVRVMLSL from the coding sequence ATGAAGACAATCCTCTGCTATGGCGACTCGCTGACCTGGGGCTACGACGCCGCCGGCCTCGGCCGCCATGCGATCGAGGACCGCTGGCCGAGCGTGCTCGAAGAGGCGCTGGGCGACGGCATCGAGGTCGTCGCCGAGGGCCTGAACGGCCGCACCACCGCCTTCGATGATTACCTGGCCGGTGCCGACCGCAACGGCGCGAGAACGCTGCCGACGATCCTCACGACGCACGCGCCGCTCGACCTGGTCATTTTCATGCTCGGCGCCAACGACATGAAGCCGTGGATCCACGGCAATCCGGTCGCCGCCAAGCAGGGCGTCCAGCGCCTGATCGACATCGTGCGCGGTCACGATTATCCGTTCGGCTGGCCGGCGCCGCAGATTCTCGTCGTCGCGCCACCCGCCGTGACGCGCACCGACAATGCCGAATTCAAGGAGATGTTCGCCGGCGGCGACGATGCCTCCAAGCGTCTGGCGCCGCAATATTCCGCGCTCGCCGACGAGGCCGGCTGCGGCTTCTTCGATGCCGGCTCCGTGGCGACGACCACGCCGCTCGACGGCGTCCATCTCGATGCGGAAAACACGCGGCGCATCGGCCAGGCGCTGGCCCCGCTCGTGCGTGTGATGCTTTCACTCTAA
- a CDS encoding septum formation initiator family protein yields MWTRQHKQRNTGRLIIPSLCVLFLAYFGFHAYHGEFGIYSKYRLQAQAAELQAQFDAVKARRVDFERRVQLMHEGTLEKDMLDEQARKALNLSQPDEITIMLPAPTK; encoded by the coding sequence ATGTGGACACGTCAGCACAAGCAGAGAAACACCGGCAGGCTGATCATTCCGTCGCTCTGCGTGCTGTTTCTCGCCTATTTCGGCTTCCATGCCTATCACGGCGAGTTCGGAATCTACTCCAAGTATCGGCTGCAGGCCCAGGCGGCCGAACTGCAGGCCCAGTTCGACGCCGTCAAGGCGCGCCGGGTCGACTTCGAACGCCGTGTCCAGCTCATGCATGAAGGCACGCTGGAGAAGGATATGCTTGACGAGCAGGCCCGAAAGGCGCTCAATCTGTCCCAGCCGGACGAAATCACCATAATGCTGCCCGCCCCTACGAAATAA
- the kdsA gene encoding 3-deoxy-8-phosphooctulonate synthase: MSEPLAPNASVTVGKVVFANNAPLSLIAGPCQLESRQHAFDMAGALKELTERLGIGLVYKTSYDKANRTSLSATRGAGLETAMPIFDDLRKTFSVPVLTDVHTEEQCAIVAPHVDVLQIPAFLSRQTDMLVAAARTGKVVNVKKGQFLAPWDMKNVVAKITGSGNLNVLTTERGASFGYNTLVSDMRALPIMAEIGAPVIFDATHSVQQPGGQGGSSGGERRFVATLACAAVAVGVAGVFIETHHDPDNSTSSDGPNMVPLKDMPALLEKLMAFDRVAKGH, encoded by the coding sequence ATGAGTGAGCCCCTGGCGCCCAATGCATCGGTAACCGTCGGCAAGGTCGTCTTCGCCAATAATGCGCCGCTGTCGCTGATCGCCGGCCCCTGTCAGCTCGAATCGCGCCAGCACGCCTTCGACATGGCCGGCGCGCTGAAGGAACTGACCGAGCGGCTGGGCATCGGCCTCGTCTACAAGACCAGCTACGACAAGGCCAACCGCACCTCGCTCTCGGCCACGCGCGGCGCCGGCCTCGAGACGGCGATGCCCATTTTCGACGATTTGCGCAAGACGTTTTCCGTCCCCGTGCTGACGGACGTCCACACCGAGGAGCAATGCGCGATCGTAGCGCCGCATGTCGACGTGCTGCAGATTCCGGCCTTTCTGTCGCGCCAGACCGACATGCTTGTCGCGGCTGCACGGACGGGCAAGGTTGTCAATGTGAAGAAGGGCCAGTTCCTGGCACCGTGGGACATGAAGAATGTAGTCGCCAAGATCACCGGCTCCGGTAACCTGAACGTGCTGACCACCGAACGTGGCGCTTCGTTCGGCTACAACACGCTTGTGTCGGACATGCGCGCGTTGCCGATCATGGCCGAGATCGGTGCTCCAGTGATTTTCGACGCCACCCATTCCGTGCAGCAGCCGGGCGGGCAGGGCGGCTCCTCCGGCGGTGAACGGCGCTTCGTCGCAACGCTGGCTTGCGCGGCCGTCGCCGTCGGCGTTGCCGGGGTCTTCATCGAAACCCACCATGATCCGGACAACTCGACCTCTTCCGACGGCCCCAACATGGTGCCGCTCAAGGACATGCCGGCTTTGCTGGAAAAGCTGATGGCGTTCGACCGCGTCGCCAAGGGGCACTGA
- a CDS encoding VOC family protein, protein MIETSTHPLDHLVLPTLSLDIARQRLSSLGFVVAPTGVHPFGTENACVFFADGTYLEPVAVGDQKAAGKAIDEGNVFVARDRLYRHKLGDEGFSAIVFGTADADADQVRYVEAGLSAGDMLSFSRVFTDTTGKSDTASFKLAFVADRKATDAFLFACQRINAPKIDRTALQAHANGVTGIVEIIAVSDEPSSRAGLVSTAAGKVAKDGDKVELPNATVSILRPDAFASRLGIPAGRASDLRFAAIVLSTRSTADAVDLLVANAIEYNMSGSDIIVPPAPGQGAAFIFREIP, encoded by the coding sequence ATGATCGAAACTTCGACCCATCCGCTCGACCACCTGGTTCTGCCGACGCTGAGCCTCGATATCGCAAGGCAGCGTCTCTCGTCGCTCGGCTTTGTCGTCGCGCCGACCGGCGTCCATCCTTTCGGGACCGAGAACGCATGCGTCTTTTTCGCTGACGGCACCTATCTGGAGCCGGTGGCCGTCGGCGACCAGAAAGCGGCCGGAAAGGCGATCGACGAAGGTAATGTCTTCGTCGCGCGAGACCGCCTTTACCGCCACAAGCTTGGCGACGAGGGCTTTTCTGCGATCGTGTTCGGGACCGCGGATGCCGATGCCGACCAGGTGCGCTATGTCGAAGCAGGCCTGTCGGCCGGCGATATGCTTAGCTTTTCGCGCGTCTTCACCGACACCACGGGCAAAAGCGACACGGCATCGTTCAAACTGGCGTTCGTGGCCGATAGAAAAGCAACGGACGCGTTCCTGTTCGCCTGTCAGCGCATCAACGCGCCGAAGATCGACCGCACCGCCCTGCAGGCGCATGCCAATGGGGTAACCGGCATTGTCGAGATCATTGCTGTCAGCGACGAGCCTTCGAGCCGGGCCGGGCTGGTGTCGACCGCAGCCGGCAAGGTCGCGAAGGACGGTGACAAGGTTGAGTTGCCCAACGCGACCGTCTCCATCCTGAGGCCTGATGCATTTGCTTCCCGCCTCGGCATTCCGGCAGGGCGCGCTTCTGACCTGCGTTTTGCAGCCATCGTTTTGTCGACCCGCAGCACGGCCGATGCCGTGGATCTGCTTGTAGCCAACGCAATCGAATACAACATGAGCGGCAGCGATATCATCGTGCCGCCGGCGCCCGGTCAGGGCGCTGCCTTCATATTTCGGGAGATCCCATGA
- the pdhA gene encoding pyruvate dehydrogenase (acetyl-transferring) E1 component subunit alpha, whose translation MATAARKAPAKSKSRSDGKSSSLSTPKPAEFTKDEELAAYRHMLLIRRFEEKAGQLYGMGFIGGFCHLYIGQEAVVTGMKMALIEGDQMITAYRDHGHMLAMELSPRGVMAELTGRRGGLSKGKGGSMHMFSKEKHFYGGHGIVGAQVSLGTGLAFANRYRDNKNVSLTYFGDGAANQGQVYESFNMASLWKLPVIYIIENNRYAMGTSVSRSSAETDFSNRGASFKIPGIQVDGMDVRAVKAAGEVAAEWCRAGNGPLILEMQTYRYRGHSMSDPAKYRSKEEVQKMRSEHDPIEQVRARLMDKKWASEDELKAIDKEVRDVVADAAEFAQNDAEPDPSELWTDIVL comes from the coding sequence ATGGCCACCGCCGCCAGAAAAGCGCCTGCCAAGTCCAAATCCAGATCTGACGGCAAATCGTCGAGCCTTTCCACCCCCAAGCCAGCCGAATTCACCAAGGACGAAGAGCTAGCCGCCTACCGGCACATGCTGCTCATCCGCCGCTTCGAGGAGAAGGCCGGCCAGCTCTACGGCATGGGCTTCATCGGCGGCTTCTGCCACCTCTATATCGGCCAGGAGGCCGTCGTCACCGGCATGAAGATGGCGCTGATCGAGGGCGACCAGATGATCACCGCCTATCGCGACCACGGCCATATGCTGGCGATGGAGCTGTCGCCGCGCGGCGTCATGGCCGAGCTCACAGGGCGTCGCGGTGGCCTGTCGAAAGGCAAGGGCGGCTCCATGCACATGTTCTCCAAGGAGAAGCATTTCTATGGCGGCCACGGCATCGTCGGCGCGCAGGTGTCGCTCGGCACCGGTCTCGCCTTCGCCAACCGCTATCGTGACAACAAGAATGTCTCGCTGACCTATTTCGGCGACGGCGCCGCCAATCAGGGCCAGGTCTACGAGAGCTTCAACATGGCTTCGCTCTGGAAGCTGCCGGTGATCTACATCATCGAGAACAACCGCTACGCCATGGGGACGTCGGTGTCGCGCTCGTCCGCCGAGACCGACTTCTCCAACCGCGGCGCTTCCTTCAAGATCCCCGGCATTCAGGTCGACGGCATGGATGTGCGCGCGGTCAAGGCTGCCGGCGAGGTCGCTGCCGAATGGTGCCGCGCCGGCAACGGCCCGCTGATCCTCGAGATGCAGACCTATCGCTATCGCGGCCACTCGATGTCCGATCCGGCGAAATACCGCTCCAAGGAGGAAGTGCAGAAGATGCGCTCCGAGCACGACCCGATCGAGCAGGTCCGGGCGCGGCTGATGGACAAGAAGTGGGCGAGCGAGGACGAGCTCAAAGCAATCGACAAGGAGGTTCGCGACGTCGTCGCCGATGCCGCTGAATTCGCCCAGAACGACGCCGAGCCGGATCCGTCCGAGCTCTGGACCGACATCGTACTTTAA
- the eno gene encoding phosphopyruvate hydratase — translation MTAIIDIVGREILDSRGNPTVEVDVVLEDGSMGRAAVPSGASTGAHEAVELRDGGPRYLGKGVQRAVEAVNGELFEAIGGMEAENQIHIDQTMIELDGTPNKSRLGANAILGVSLAVAKAAADATGLPLYRYVGGAKAHVLPVPMMNIINGGAHADNPIDFQEFMILPVGAPTLRDGVRWGSEIFHTLRKKLKDAGHNTNVGDEGGFAPNLKSAPAALDFIMESIEKAGFKPGEDVALGLDCAATEFFKDGNYVYEGEKKTRDPKAQAKYLAKLASDYPIVTIEDGLAEDDWEGWKILTDLIGKKTQLVGDDLFVTNTARLRDGIRMGVANSILVKVNQIGSLTETLDAVETAHKAGYTAVMSHRSGETEDSTIADLAVATNCGQIKTGSLSRSDRMAKYNQLIRIEEGLGKQARYAGKSVFKD, via the coding sequence ATGACCGCCATCATCGACATTGTCGGGCGTGAAATCCTGGACAGCCGTGGAAATCCGACCGTCGAGGTCGACGTGGTGCTGGAAGACGGTTCGATGGGCCGCGCCGCGGTGCCATCGGGCGCTTCGACAGGCGCGCATGAGGCGGTGGAGCTGCGCGACGGCGGGCCGCGCTATCTCGGCAAGGGCGTCCAGCGCGCGGTCGAGGCCGTGAACGGCGAACTGTTCGAGGCGATCGGCGGCATGGAAGCAGAGAACCAGATCCATATCGACCAGACGATGATCGAGCTCGACGGCACGCCGAACAAGAGCCGTCTCGGCGCCAACGCCATTCTCGGCGTTTCGCTGGCGGTGGCCAAGGCCGCCGCCGACGCCACCGGCCTGCCGCTCTACCGCTATGTCGGCGGCGCCAAGGCGCATGTCCTGCCGGTGCCGATGATGAACATCATCAATGGCGGCGCCCATGCCGACAATCCGATCGACTTCCAGGAGTTCATGATCCTGCCGGTCGGCGCGCCGACGCTGCGCGACGGCGTGCGCTGGGGCTCGGAGATCTTCCACACGCTGAGGAAGAAGCTGAAGGACGCCGGCCACAATACCAATGTCGGCGACGAGGGCGGCTTCGCCCCCAACCTGAAGAGCGCGCCGGCCGCGCTCGATTTCATCATGGAATCGATCGAGAAGGCCGGCTTCAAGCCCGGCGAGGACGTGGCGCTCGGCCTCGACTGCGCGGCGACCGAGTTCTTCAAGGACGGCAACTACGTTTATGAGGGCGAGAAGAAGACGCGCGATCCGAAGGCGCAGGCGAAATACCTTGCCAAGCTCGCTTCCGACTATCCGATCGTCACCATCGAGGACGGCCTTGCCGAGGACGACTGGGAGGGCTGGAAGATCCTGACCGACCTGATCGGCAAGAAGACCCAGCTCGTCGGCGACGATCTGTTTGTCACCAACACGGCACGCCTGCGCGACGGTATCCGCATGGGCGTTGCGAACTCGATCCTGGTCAAGGTCAACCAGATCGGCTCGCTGACCGAGACGCTGGATGCCGTCGAGACCGCGCACAAGGCCGGCTACACCGCCGTCATGTCGCACCGCTCGGGAGAGACCGAGGATTCGACCATTGCCGACCTCGCGGTCGCCACCAATTGCGGGCAGATCAAGACCGGCTCGCTGTCGCGCTCCGACCGCATGGCCAAGTACAACCAGCTCATCCGCATCGAGGAAGGGCTCGGCAAGCAGGCGCGCTACGCCGGCAAGTCGGTGTTCAAGGACTGA
- a CDS encoding PRC-barrel domain-containing protein, with translation MTTPSGHTEAIAASRVIGTSVYNTEGNSIGSIEDVMLDKMSNGIMFAVIGFGGFLGMGEKYHAIPWASLDYDADKGGYVVPFTKDQLKAAPAYSIKELTGGDGEAARDASFQYYHVKPYWH, from the coding sequence ATGACTACCCCGTCTGGGCATACCGAAGCCATTGCCGCCTCGCGCGTCATCGGCACCTCGGTCTACAATACCGAAGGCAACAGCATTGGCAGCATTGAGGATGTCATGCTGGACAAAATGTCGAATGGCATCATGTTCGCGGTCATCGGCTTCGGCGGTTTCCTCGGCATGGGCGAGAAATATCACGCAATACCGTGGGCGAGCCTCGACTATGACGCGGACAAGGGCGGCTACGTCGTGCCGTTCACCAAGGACCAGCTCAAGGCGGCGCCGGCCTACTCAATCAAGGAATTGACCGGCGGCGACGGCGAGGCGGCCCGCGATGCGTCCTTCCAGTACTATCACGTAAAGCCTTACTGGCATTGA
- a CDS encoding MarR family transcriptional regulator, with translation MQQLDANKLGALGAMIRDRTEASLRELSPSAAAVLSMLHFKPGLTTTELAEIVGVSQPTAVRLIDGLERQALIVRGKPKGRVTPLTLTQSGHAQVRQMQALRLAMLDGLLSALQPDERQRFVSMVDKILVGATTSRAFARTTCRLCEHDLCGAEVCPIGCRAAEIEKEESVR, from the coding sequence ATGCAACAATTGGACGCCAACAAGCTCGGTGCGCTCGGCGCGATGATTCGCGACAGGACGGAAGCGTCCTTGCGAGAGCTGTCACCGAGCGCGGCGGCGGTGCTGTCGATGCTGCATTTCAAGCCGGGGCTGACGACGACCGAACTCGCTGAAATTGTCGGCGTCAGTCAACCGACCGCTGTGCGCTTGATCGACGGGCTGGAACGGCAGGCGCTGATTGTGCGTGGCAAACCGAAAGGTCGTGTCACGCCGCTGACGCTGACGCAGAGCGGTCACGCCCAGGTCAGGCAGATGCAGGCTCTCCGGCTCGCCATGCTCGACGGACTGCTGTCTGCACTGCAGCCGGACGAGCGGCAGCGCTTTGTGTCCATGGTGGATAAGATCCTTGTCGGCGCGACGACTTCCCGCGCCTTCGCCAGGACAACGTGTCGCCTCTGCGAGCATGACCTTTGCGGAGCTGAGGTTTGCCCGATCGGCTGTCGCGCGGCTGAGATCGAGAAAGAGGAGAGTGTGCGATGA
- a CDS encoding Dabb family protein: MIRHIVFFSVRRKEDVEAVRSGLQALGNIPHSKHFEVTLNTKVDLFSNAIDVVVYAEFEDEAALAAYKAHPIYAETTSKVKPLRELRYSADVVAAA, translated from the coding sequence TTGATCCGGCACATCGTTTTCTTCAGCGTGCGGCGCAAAGAGGATGTGGAGGCCGTGCGGTCAGGGCTGCAGGCGCTGGGCAATATCCCGCATTCGAAACACTTCGAGGTCACGCTCAACACCAAGGTCGATCTGTTCTCCAACGCGATCGATGTGGTTGTCTATGCCGAGTTCGAGGACGAGGCCGCTCTCGCCGCCTATAAGGCGCATCCGATCTATGCGGAGACGACCAGCAAGGTGAAGCCCTTGCGCGAGCTGCGCTATTCAGCCGACGTCGTGGCCGCCGCCTGA
- a CDS encoding dodecin family protein, whose protein sequence is MSVARVTEITSSSKKSFQDAIEKGIARAAKTLKNVEGAWIQDQKIVVQDGKIAAYRVNMKVTFILTDS, encoded by the coding sequence ATGTCTGTCGCCCGCGTCACCGAGATCACGTCGTCGTCCAAGAAAAGCTTTCAGGACGCGATCGAGAAGGGCATCGCACGCGCCGCAAAGACCCTGAAGAACGTCGAGGGTGCCTGGATCCAGGACCAGAAGATCGTCGTCCAGGACGGCAAGATTGCCGCCTATCGCGTCAACATGAAGGTGACCTTCATCCTGACCGACAGCTAA
- a CDS encoding pyruvate dehydrogenase complex E1 component subunit beta has protein sequence MPIEILMPALSPTMEEGNLSKWLKSEGDKVVAGDVIAEIETDKATMEVEAVDEGTLAKIVVPAGTEGVKVNAVIAVLAVDGEDVDKAGEGIGEEEPAKPETAKPETAAAAPAPGAAKNEAAAPVATAPKAEVAADPDIPAGTEMVSTTVREALRDAMAEEMRRDGDVFVMGEEVAEYQGAYKITQGLLQEFGPRRVVDTPITEHGFAGVGVGAAMAGLKPIVEFMTFNFAMQAIDQIINSAAKTLYMSGGQMGAPIVFRGPNGAAARVAAQHSQCYAAWYSHIPGLKVVMPYTAADAKGLLKAAIRDPNPVIFLENEILYGHSFDVPKLDDFVLPIGKARIHKQGKDVTIVSFGIGMTYAIKAEAELRGMGIDAEIIDLRTIRPLDFDTVIASVKKTNRLVVVEEGFPQSSVGDHIASQVSQRAFDFLDAPVITIAGKDVPMPYAANLEKLALPNVGEVVEAVKAVTYR, from the coding sequence ATGCCGATCGAGATTCTCATGCCCGCGCTTTCCCCGACGATGGAAGAGGGCAATCTTTCCAAATGGCTTAAGAGCGAAGGCGACAAGGTTGTCGCCGGCGACGTCATCGCCGAGATCGAAACCGACAAGGCGACGATGGAAGTCGAGGCCGTCGACGAAGGCACGCTCGCCAAGATCGTGGTTCCCGCCGGTACCGAGGGCGTCAAGGTCAACGCGGTGATAGCCGTGCTTGCGGTGGACGGCGAAGACGTCGACAAGGCCGGCGAAGGCATCGGCGAAGAAGAGCCTGCCAAACCTGAAACAGCCAAGCCTGAAACAGCCGCGGCAGCGCCGGCGCCGGGTGCGGCCAAGAACGAAGCTGCGGCACCTGTCGCGACCGCACCGAAAGCGGAAGTCGCGGCCGATCCTGACATTCCCGCCGGCACCGAGATGGTTTCGACCACCGTGCGCGAGGCGCTTCGCGATGCGATGGCTGAAGAAATGCGCCGCGACGGCGACGTCTTCGTCATGGGCGAGGAGGTTGCTGAGTACCAGGGCGCCTACAAGATCACGCAAGGGCTGCTGCAGGAATTCGGCCCGCGCCGCGTCGTCGACACGCCGATCACCGAGCATGGCTTTGCCGGCGTCGGCGTCGGCGCGGCCATGGCCGGGCTGAAGCCGATCGTCGAGTTCATGACCTTCAACTTCGCCATGCAGGCGATCGACCAGATCATCAACTCGGCCGCCAAGACGCTCTATATGTCCGGCGGCCAGATGGGCGCGCCGATCGTCTTCCGTGGGCCGAACGGCGCAGCCGCCCGTGTCGCCGCGCAGCACTCGCAGTGCTATGCCGCCTGGTACAGCCATATCCCGGGCCTGAAAGTGGTGATGCCGTATACGGCGGCCGACGCCAAGGGCCTGCTCAAGGCGGCGATCCGCGACCCGAACCCGGTCATCTTTCTCGAGAACGAAATCCTCTACGGCCACTCCTTCGACGTGCCGAAGCTCGACGATTTCGTGCTGCCGATCGGCAAGGCGCGCATCCACAAGCAGGGCAAGGACGTCACCATCGTCTCCTTCGGCATCGGCATGACCTATGCCATCAAGGCGGAAGCCGAACTGCGCGGCATGGGCATCGATGCCGAGATCATCGACTTGAGAACCATCCGTCCGCTCGACTTCGACACGGTCATCGCCTCGGTAAAGAAGACCAACCGCCTCGTGGTGGTGGAAGAAGGCTTCCCGCAGAGCTCGGTCGGCGACCACATCGCCAGCCAGGTGTCGCAGCGCGCCTTCGACTTCCTCGATGCGCCGGTCATCACCATCGCCGGCAAGGACGTGCCGATGCCTTACGCGGCGAATCTCGAGAAGCTGGCATTGCCCAATGTCGGCGAGGTCGTCGAGGCGGTCAAAGCTGTTACCTATCGCTAG